From the Oscillospiraceae bacterium genome, the window GTGCACCAGCACGGGCGATCTCCGGGAGGACGCCCGGCTGGCCCAGTTCGACGAGAGTTATCAATACGCCGACGTCAAGACCGTCGGCGGCGGTCTCTCCTACCTCGTTTTCACGCCGCAGACGCCGGCGGTGTCGGACCAGACCCTGCTGGGCGGCGCTCTGCTCCGTTTTGCCGACAACATGCTGGCGATGGTCGCCGTGTTCGTCGACGCCAACGCCTTCACCCACCGCGAGAGCTGCGTCAATATGACATCGGCCATCCTGGACTCGATCCGAGTGGGTACATACACCCCGGACATCTCCGCGCGGACCGTCTCATTTGACGATTTCAGCATCCGTCTTGAGAATGACTACGTCTATTACAAAGAAATCGGCGCCGACTTCGACGTGGTGTACGTCCGGAAGATCGTACCCATTGGGCAGGATGCGCCGGTCTTTGGTATTTACTCGGGTCTCTATCCCTCCTTCAATCCGGACGGGCTGCCCGAAACTACCCTATCCGACACTCTTCTGGGGCAGTCCGTCAAATGGTACGGCAACCTGACAAACGGCGCCGTCGACGAGTCAACGACGCTTGAGATCATGGTCGGCCCCCTGGCCGGCGGCTCCTACAAACACGGCTTCGCCAAGCCCTTCACGCCCCAAGACTGGACAGCCATCCGACGGATGTTCCGCTCCATGAAACTGCTCACACCGGCGGCGTAACGTCGGGGACCACAACAGGCGAAACAAAACCAAGAGCAAAAGGCTCGCGAATACTTTGTGTATGCGCGAGTCTTTTGCCGTCTGAATGTTTATGGTTCAGGTGTCAGAAATCTCGCCCGCCGCCGGCCGGCGATTTATGCCGCTCTGTTTTCAAAACGTTTCACGTGTGCGCTTCTACCGGTATGAATCCAAACGCCGTTACATCGAACAGCCCCATATCGGTCAGCTTGAGCTCGGGAATAACCGCCAGCGACATAAAGCACAGCGTCATCACCGGCTCCACATCACGGCTGATCCCCAGCACATTGCGGGCCGCGTCGTGCAGATCCGTGAGCTTCCTGTCCACCCACTCACCCGTCTGGTCGCTCATGATCCCGCCAATGGGCATGGGCATGCCGTCGATCACCTTGCCTCCCTGTACCAGCACTACGCCGCCATTTTGATCCATCAACCGCTCCACCGCAAAGGCCATCTCCTCGTTGCTCACCCCCACCACGATGATGTTGTGGGAATCATGCGCCACCGACAGGGCCACCGCACCGCGCCGGATGCCGTAGCCGCGCAGCAAGCCCACCGCCACATGGCCCGTGTACTGGTGGCGCTCCACCACAGCCACCTTGGCAATATCCGCCTCCGGTACAAATATGAAGTCGCCCTCCGCGTCCCGCTTCACCACGGCGGTTTCTTTGCGGGTCACCACACTGCCCGGGTTGACGCCGATGACGTGGACCTTGTCCGACCGCAGACGCAGCTTCAGTTTGTCTATATGGAAGTCCTTCACGTGGAAACTGCCGGAGACCGGCTCGATGCTTCGGCGGACGACAGGCAGCAGATACCGGCCGTCCCGCGCCACCTCGCGGCCCTCGATGAAGACCCGGCGCACCTGGAAATCCTTCAGGTCATCCAGCAACACGATGTCGGCCCGCAGGCCCGGCGCGACGGCGCCCCGGTCATACAGACGGAAACACTCCGCCGCGTTCAGGCTGGCCATCCGGATGGCGGTGACGGCGTCCACCCCCTCCTCCACGCAGATGCGCAGATGATCGTCCAGATGGCCGCGTTCCAAAATGGTCTTGGGCTGTCGGTCGTCGCTGCACAGCAGGCAGCGGCGGCTGTTCTCCCGCGTGACGCCTTTTAACAGGCGCCGCAGATCGTGGCAAGCGGACCCCTGGCGCAGCAGTACATAGAGGCCTCGGGCAATCCGGTCTTGCATCTCCGCAACAGTGGTGCATTCGTGATCGGTGTGTATCAGCGCCGCGGCGTAGGCGTTCAGGTCCTTGCCGGACACGGCCGGGCTGTGTCCGTCTATCGGTTTACCCGCCCTGTGGGCCACCAGCAGTTTGTCCAGCACCTCATCGCGGCCGGCCACCACGCCCGGGTAGTTCATGAACTCGCCCATCCCCAAAATGCGGCTGT encodes:
- a CDS encoding copper amine oxidase N-terminal domain-containing protein, encoding MKKSICLLLALACLLLCAGPAALAAPDKIRVFLDGEEIIFDVDPFIENGRTLVPVRAIAEALGCLVDWYPESDMAVITPDRRAGPTLAMALGVDMAYVDDESVALDVPPRLVGGRTFVPLRFLGESFGLGVEWDSDARFVLLSDPVRIPLLEGKTASESFSPLNGQFLINMPAGTRDVPLTATDVMGPAPSNDNETWLILSAHNQTMEVYASSLLCTSTGDLREDARLAQFDESYQYADVKTVGGGLSYLVFTPQTPAVSDQTLLGGALLRFADNMLAMVAVFVDANAFTHRESCVNMTSAILDSIRVGTYTPDISARTVSFDDFSIRLENDYVYYKEIGADFDVVYVRKIVPIGQDAPVFGIYSGLYPSFNPDGLPETTLSDTLLGQSVKWYGNLTNGAVDESTTLEIMVGPLAGGSYKHGFAKPFTPQDWTAIRRMFRSMKLLTPAA
- the ade gene encoding adenine deaminase; translation: MEKQALKRLIDVAAGRRPADMVIKHSKVVDVYSGCVTEGDIALCGGYIAGVGDSYEGVQVVEARGQYAAPGFIDSHIHIESSYVSPEEIGRLLTPHGGTTIIADPHEIVNVCGLEGLRYMLAAAEETALDIRYMLPSCVPATAFEHAGAVVDAAAMEAPMGDSRILGMGEFMNYPGVVAGRDEVLDKLLVAHRAGKPIDGHSPAVSGKDLNAYAAALIHTDHECTTVAEMQDRIARGLYVLLRQGSACHDLRRLLKGVTRENSRRCLLCSDDRQPKTILERGHLDDHLRICVEEGVDAVTAIRMASLNAAECFRLYDRGAVAPGLRADIVLLDDLKDFQVRRVFIEGREVARDGRYLLPVVRRSIEPVSGSFHVKDFHIDKLKLRLRSDKVHVIGVNPGSVVTRKETAVVKRDAEGDFIFVPEADIAKVAVVERHQYTGHVAVGLLRGYGIRRGAVALSVAHDSHNIIVVGVSNEEMAFAVERLMDQNGGVVLVQGGKVIDGMPMPIGGIMSDQTGEWVDRKLTDLHDAARNVLGISRDVEPVMTLCFMSLAVIPELKLTDMGLFDVTAFGFIPVEAHT